GAATTACCACTTACCAATTACTAATTACCTTTTGGGGAATTGGTAATTTGTAATTGGTAATTTTTACCACTTCATCAAATTAACGTCTTCGACATTCACCGTATCGCGCGAGCGATAGATCGCGATGACGAGCGCGAGACCAATCGCGGCTTCGGCGGCGGCGAGCGTGATGACGAACAACGCGAACACTTGCCCGGCGAGATCGAACACGTCACCCGCCGGTTTGACGTAGCGCCAGAACGCGACCAGGTTGATGTTCACCGCGTTCAGCATCAACTCGACGCCGATCAAAATCGCAATCGCATTGCGTCGCGCGAGCGCGCCGTACAAACCGAGACAAAACAGCGCCGCGCCGACGAGCAAAAAATACTGGAGTGGAATCATATTTCATCCTCGTTATCTACTGATGAGATCACCGATCTTGATTATTTCACCTTGTTCGCAGTTGGATTGATTTTTAGTATGTACCATCCGTCTCGACCACTGTATAAAATTCGCTTTCCATCGGGAGACCAGTTGGACAAATATCCATCGCCCAGGATTTGTTGTCCCATTACCCCATCTGTCGAGATTATCCAGATTGGAGCCGGGCTACCCCGTCCATCTCCACGCGTGAACACAAGATATTTGCCGTCCGGAGACCAGGACAAGTTATTTAGATGGTCGAACACATCATTGCGAAACACAACTTGCGTTTGACCGGATTGCACATCGTAGATCCGAATTTCCGGTGGATCCGCATGAAGCGGATAAGCAATTCTATCTCCACTCGGAGACCAAACCATTTTAACTGCCGAGCTGTGACAGTTCTTCAGTAATGGAATTACCGCGCCATTCGAGCGGTGCAGAACTGCAACT
The Chloroflexota bacterium genome window above contains:
- the nuoK gene encoding NADH-quinone oxidoreductase subunit NuoK, encoding MPLQYFLLVGAALFCLGLYGALARRNAIAILIGVELMLNAVNINLVAFWRYVKPAGDVFDLAGQVFALFVITLAAAEAAIGLALVIAIYRSRDTVNVEDVNLMKW
- a CDS encoding PD40 domain-containing protein; protein product: MGIGTTKLSLYSPSRNTWEKITDDGARPVWSADGQSIYFIAGTDLMRFDLGTRKTIHAGLSAPDSGTGFGFSRPLSDGRFSDPIDIIPSDQVLLSPQADNAAIAYSASMNGEQLVPAVAVLHRSNGAVIPLLKNCHSSAVKMVWSPSGDRIAYPLHADPPEIRIYDVQSGQTQVVFRNDVFDHLNNLSWSPDGKYLVFTRGDGRGSPAPIWIISTDGVMGQQILGDGYLSNWSPDGKRILYSGRDGWYILKINPTANKVK